Proteins from one Mesoplodon densirostris isolate mMesDen1 chromosome 1, mMesDen1 primary haplotype, whole genome shotgun sequence genomic window:
- the LOC132493196 gene encoding NF-kappa-B-activating protein-like: MAPVSGSRSSEWEASGSGVKRRSSSKSHKPSRSSRFPRSRGSRSHSCSRSGDRNGLSHQLSGPSHGSRNQSYRSRSRARSRERPSAPRGAPFASASSSAYYGGYSRPYGSDKPWPNLLDKEREESLRQKRLSERQRIGELGAPEVWGLSPKNPEPDSDEHTPVEKEEPKKSTTSASTSEEEKKKKKSSSHSKERSKKRRKKKSSKRKHKKYSDDSDSDSDSETDSSDEDTKRRAKKAKKKEKKKKRRSKKYKKKKSKKSRKDSSDSSSKESQEEFLENLWKDQSKPEEPSDLIGPEDPKTLASQDDKPLNYGHALLPGEGAAMAEYVKAGKRIPRRGEIGLTSEEIASFECLGYIMSGSRHRRMEAVRLRKENQIYSADEKRALAYFNQEERRKRENKILASFREMVYRKTKGKEDK, from the coding sequence ATGGCTCCGGTGTCTGGCTCCCGCAGCTCGGAGTGGGAGGCCTCGGGCTCCGGGGTGAAGCGTCGCAGTTCGTCGAAGAGCCATAAGCCCAGCAGATCCTCTCGCTTCCCGCGGAGCCGCGGCTCTCGCTCGCACTCTTGCTCTCGGTCCGGGGACCGGAATGGCCTTAGCCATCAACTGAGTGGCCCCAGCCATGGCTCCCGAAACCAGTCCTACCGCTCCCGCTCGCGGGCACGCTCTCGAGAGCGGCCCTCCGCACCGCGGGGTGCCCCTTTCGCTTCTGCCTCCTCGTCCGCCTATTATGGCGGCTACTCACGCCCCTATGGGAGCGACAAGCCATGGCCTAACCTCCTGGacaaggagagggaagagagccTGCGGCAGAAGAGATTAAGTGAGAGACAGAGGATTGGAGAATTGGGAGCTCCTGAAGTATGGGGACTTTCTCCAAAGAATCCAGAACCAGACTCTGATGAACATACAccagtagagaaagaagagccaAAGAAAAGCACCACTTCAGCTTCTacttcagaagaagaaaagaagaagaagaagtcaTCTAGTCATTCAAAAGAAAGGtccaagaaaaggaggaagaaaaaatcatctaaaagaaaacacaagaagtATTCTGATGATAGTGACAGTGACTCTGATTCTGAAACAGACTCCAGTGATGAAGATACAAAAAGGAGAGCAAAGAAagccaagaaaaaggaaaagaagaagaaacgcAGATcgaagaaatataagaaaaagaagtctAAGAAGAGCAGAAAAGATTCCAGTGATTCAAGTTCTAAAGAGTCCCAAGAAGAGTTTCTGGAGAATCTCTGGAAGGATCAATCAAAGCCTGAAGAACCCTCAGATTTGATTGGCCCAGAGGATCCCAAAACACTTGCCTCTCAAGATGATAAACCTTTGAACTATGGCCATGCTTTGTTACCTGGTGAAGGTGCAGCTATGGCTGAATATGTAAAAGCTGGAAAACGTATCCCACGAAGAGGTGAAATTGGCTTGACAAGTGAAGAAATTGCATCATTTGAATGCTTGGGTTACATAATGAGTGGTAGCAGGCATCGCCGAATGGAGGCTGTGCGACTGCGAAAAGAGAACCAGATCTATAGTGCTGATGAGAAGAGAGCCCTTGCATACTTTAACCAAGAAGAGAGacgaaagagagaaaacaagattCTGGCCAGTTTTCGAGAGATGGTATACAGAAAAACGAAAGGGAAAGAAGACAAATAA